The DNA segment ataaatatgttttacagTACCCGTATTACGAAAAACCGCAgcatattctattcgatagtctattcgaaagtgctgtcaacctgtcaacaacaaaatggcggtgtatagatttgcgaaagtttgacagctatcattccataggtcattgtcagaataatattatgtactctgtggtcattcttttcgaaactcattcgaaaggtaaaaagtgttcgaaagtgctgtcaagttgacagtagtcgcactcgcattcgattctattcgttagctcgaattttcatgatacgggtacaggTCTGACTCAGAATACGAAAGTGTCGTCTCGCTGCCGCACACATCCAAAAGCAAAACTGCAGTCGCGGCCCCGAACAAACGGAAGAATAACTCAGCAGAACCCCAAAGGTATGTACTCATATccctattttattataaaattaggtACTGATTCCAAATTTCACTTAATTTAATACCATAACCCTCTATCTTCGCTGTACTATATAAAAATTTTGTAAGATAATGCATGATGCGATGGCTGTGTGAGCAGCGATGGTTCATGTACCGGGATCGACGCCTATACAGACTGATTAATTTTGGTTGTGAGGTCTTGAGGTCTACATGTTAGTTATAATTGTGTTGTGTGACCATTAAAGTGTTAGTTATTCTCTATATCTACAAAACTCGCCATTTACTGAACATACTTAAGGTCTAAGTCTACTACCACTTACACAACTCTTTTCTACCCAACAgagaaatataaattaaaattatgcattttatatttttttaatatactttacattgattacataaataagtagacAGCTCGCTTGGTGAGTGGGTACGGAGATGTGTAAGTGGGCTAAGacctttataaattatatattgtgTTACATCAAAAATCACTTTAtcctttcaatattttaacagTCGTGCcgtttaatatacctacaccactgctacttataaatttaaacctatattttatgtttatttaattataaatatattgtttacAGGActaataagaagaagaagaccaGTGGCACAAGCAAACTGGACATATTCGGGATTTTGGATGAAGCTGAAAACCTAGCAAGCAGAGCAGCGCCGGACAACTACCCTATATCGTCTAGCTTCGTGTCTCGCGTGGCCAACGGCTCCGTACGAAAGAGCTTAATTAACGACGGTGAATTTTATGTTGAGCTAAAAGTGTACAACACACTTGACGCTAAAACCTCTAAGCCTGAGGAACGGTGGAAAAAAGCCCTGTTCAATCTGAAACTGCTGACTGAGCAGGACGGCGAGCCGTGGCAGGCGCTGCAGAAGTTTGTCAGGGAAGCGCACTCCGTGTTCGGAGACTGCGAACCTGTTTACTATAGCGAAAAAATTCATATTAAGTAAATTCATCAACTTACCACCGTTTTTTAACTATTgaagttttttaataaatattatacttatttcatttaatttttataatttttattttttccatttttttattaggtaggtttttccatttccatttttttataaagtaattaaCTTAACTCAACTGTtgaatattatttcatttaatcaatataatatttcagtCATCGTTTAACCATAAGTATATCGAAAATtcatattaagtatttatcaacttaacttaactttgaagtacctaatttaaaaatattacttatttcatttaatttgaataattatttcctttaaatatttcagttagctaggtacctatttccattttttatttcaagcCGTTACCCAATAATGCCGTACTGTACCGTTTGTCGTTCATCAATTGATAGGAAAAAATGGATAGGGCATTTACGTAGTACTTTACATAAAAACATCGCTGCGATATCTGTATGCGATGGTGTCGAGATGATCAATTCAGCTTTCAAGTCCCGTATAGCCACATATAGGATTACAGCTACCAGCGAGTTTGAACAAAACTCTGTAGATAACTTTTTTGATTCAATTCGAGCCAAGATAAAGGACCTTTTTGATAAATGTTTACAACTGCATACTTGtattaaagtaaatatagAACTCTTCTCATTGTTTTTAATGTTCAAAAATGATTGTcaggaaataaaatcatttggaacaaaaaatcaaattttatatcTTAATTATGACTTTGATTCGAAGTATTTAAACTTGGTAAATGaagttaagaaaaaaattgaAGAATTTCAAGAAAGGGATAGTGGTTGGACATTTCTTAGTAACTCGCATCTCGAGATTAATATCAACAAATATCAACCGCTGCGAGGTGCTAGCTATATAAATTTGcctaagtttataaaaaataaaaaggcaTGTTTAAATATCGAGAACAATGACCCTTACTGTTTTCTTTGGAGTGTGGTGGCAGCCCTATTTCCCGCTCAGAAACATCCTGAACGAGTATCGTCTTACCCTGATTTTAGAAAAGTTTTCAATATTGAGGGGATGTCTTTTCCAGTAGGATTTTCGGATATAACTATATTCGAAAAAAACAACCCTACCATTGCGGTAGTTGTGTATGGACTGAAAGATGGGAAGACTATTTCAGGCCCCTTGTATAGATCAGAGACATTAACGGGTAAGACCGTAATCCATCTATTATATATTGAGAACGACAAAACATCTCATTATTGTCTTATCAAAAATTTAACTCGTCTAGTGAGAAGTCAAATAACTAAACACCATCAAAAGTTACACATTTGCGAaagttgtttattatttttttccaccCCTGAACAAGCTAACACTCACTTATGCAGTGGAGTAGCTACCGAAATACCAAAAGAAGGGAGTTTTTTGCAGTTTAAAAACTATGAGCGAAAACAAAACATGCCTTTTGTGATTTATGCCGACTTAGAAACAATGCTAGTCAAATATGAGGGCTGTGAGAATGACCTTAACATCGCTAGTACATCCACGTTGCAACGTCACGTGCCGATAGCGTTTGCGTACCAGATAGTTTGCACACTTGATGACTCATATGATAAGTTTGTTAGTTACCGCGGTGTTGACTGTATTGCAAGGTTTATCGAATGTTTAAATCGTGATGTACGTAAAATTCATAAAGTGTTGAAAAAAACTGTAAGCATGATATTTACGGAAAAAGATCAAAAAGACTTTGAAAGTGCCACTCGATGTTATATCTGTAAAAACTTCTTATTTTTAGATCGTGTTCGTGATCATTGCCATATCACCGGGAAATATCGCGGTGCAGCACATACCCATTGTAATTTACAGTTTAAACAACCTATGTTCGTTCCCGTAGTATTTCATAATTTAGCGGGGTACGACTGCCACTTGTTTATAAAAGAGCTAGCTTTATCACCTGGCCCTGTAAAACTTATACCTAAAACGAAGGAAAACTATATTTCGTTTACGAAATACGTGCCGATATCCCAAGATGAGAGCATTCAAGTTCGTTTTATCGATTCCTTTAAATTTCTGGGGACCAGTTTAGATCAATTGGCGAAATCATTAACGAAAACTCAATTTCATCATTTGAGAAAACATTTTCATGACGATAGTGCATTTGATTTGCTGGTACGTAAAGGTGTTTATCCTTATTGCTATATGTCAAATATGGAACGCTATGAGATTACGTCATTGCCTCCAAAGGAAGATTTTTTCAACTCACTTACGGGTGAAGATATAAGCGATGCCGATTATGAGCATGCGCAAGCGGTATGGTCAAAATTCGCTGTAAAAGATTTGGGTGAATACACCgatctgtatttaaaaactgatgttttattacttacagaCATATTTGAAAATTTTAGAAAAACCTGTAAAAAGTATTACGAGCTTGATAGCTTATTCTATCTTACTATCAGTGCCCTATCGTTTGACAGCATGCTTCTCAAAACTCAAATAAAACTAGAGCTCCTCACTGATTTAGAGATGATTCGAATGATACAGAGTGGAATCAGAGGTGGTGTGTGTATGTGCTCTAAGCGTTATGCTAAAGCGAATAACAAGTACTTATCCGACTATGACTCATCTGAACCTGATTCATTTATTGTGTACATAGATGCTAATAATTTATACGGATATTGTATGTCGCAGACGTTACCTCTTAGTAATTTTAGATTTCTAACGGAAGAGGAAATTGATAATTTAGATATTTCAAGTATTTCTGATAGTGCAGatactggttttattttggaaGTAGACCTATTGTATCCTGAAATTTTACACCATGAGCATAATGACCTTCCTTTTTGTCCTGAAAAATGCATTCCACCCGGCGGCCGAAATCATAAACTTGTGCCTAATCTCTATGATAAATATAGATATGTCATCCATTATGTTCACTTGAAGCAGTGTCTAAAGCATGGCTTAAAACTAACCAAGGTTCACAGAGTTATATCCTTTAGACAAAGtgcctatttaaaaaaatatattgatcttAATACAAAACTACGACAAAAAGCAAAGTCAAAGTTTGAGCAAGACTTTTTTAAACTGTTGAACAACAGTATTTTTGGAAAGACATTAGAAAATACTGAACGACGTACAAACGTGCAGTTAGTGAAAAAATGGAACGATTCTAATAACAAAACCAAACAGGTAACTTGTGCACAAAA comes from the Plutella xylostella chromosome 9, ilPluXylo3.1, whole genome shotgun sequence genome and includes:
- the LOC105383033 gene encoding uncharacterized protein LOC105383033 yields the protein MSDSEYESVVSLPHTSKSKTAVAAPNKRKNNSAEPQRTNKKKKTSGTSKLDIFGILDEAENLASRAAPDNYPISSSFVSRVANGSVRKSLINDGEFYVELKVYNTLDAKTSKPEERWKKALFNLKLLTEQDGEPWQALQKFVREAHSVFGDCEPVYYSEKIHIK